A single genomic interval of Corylus avellana chromosome ca10, CavTom2PMs-1.0 harbors:
- the LOC132164086 gene encoding proliferating cell nuclear antigen: MLELRLVQGSLLKKVLEAIKDLVNDANFDCSATGFSLQAMDSSHVALVALLLRSEGFEHYRCDRNLSMGMNLGNMSKMLKCAGNDDIITLKADDGSDTVTFMFESPTQDKISDFEMKLMDIDSEHLGIPEAEYHAIVRMPSSEFARICKDLSSIGDTVVISVTKEGVKFSTRGDIGTANIVCRQNNTVDKPEEATIIEMTEPVSLTFALRYMNSFTKATPLSSIVTLSLSSDLPVVVEYKIAEMGYIRFYLAPKIEEDEDETKPQV, translated from the exons ATGCTTGAACTCCGGCTGGTCCAAGGGTCGCTGCTGAAGAAGGTTCTGGAGGCGATCAAGGACCTGGTGAACGATGCGAACTTCGACTGCTCGGCCACGGGGTTCTCGCTCCAGGCCATGGACTCCAGCCACGTGGCGTTGGTGGCTCTGCTCCTCAGATCCGAGGGCTTCGAGCACTACCGCTGCGACCGCAACCTTTCCATGGGCATGAATCTCGGCAACATGTCCAAGATGCTCAAGTGCGCCGGCAACGACGACATCATCACCCTCAAGGCCGACGATGGCAGCGACACCGTCACCTTCATGTTCGAGAGCCCCA CACAAGACAAGATATCTGATTTTGAGATGAAACTGATGGACATCGATAGTGAGCATCTTGGAATTCCAGAGGCAGAGTACCATGCTATTGTTAGGATGCCTTCTTCTGAGTTTGCTAGGATTTGCAAAGATCTCAGCAGCATTGGTGACACTG TTGTCATCTCTGTGACCAAGGAAGGAGTGAAGTTCTCCACAAGGGGTGATATTGGAACCGCAAATATTGTTTGCAGGCAGAATAACACAGTAGACAAG ccaGAAGAAGCAACAATCATAGAGATGACTGAGCCAGTGTCATTGACATTTGCGCTGAGGTACATGAACTCCTTTACGAAGGCGACCCCATTGTCGAGCATTGTGACACTTAGCTTGTCTTCAGATCTGCCTGTCGTGGTTGAATACAAGATTGCAGAGATGGGTTATATTAGGTTCTACTTGGCTCCCAAGATAGAGGAGGATGAAGATGAGACAAAGCCTCAAGTTTAG
- the LOC132164397 gene encoding cytosolic enolase 3, with translation MSVQQFLEKHMLSRKIEDAVNAAVRAKSPDPVLFISNHMRKAVPSVITKIKARQILDSRGIPTVEVDLYTNKGMFRASAPSGMHEAVGIRDGDKGTYLGYSVTRAVKNVNEKISEALIGMDPTLQSQIDHAMIDLDKTEKKGELGANAILAVSIAACKAGAAEKEVPLYKYIADLSGETNLTLPVPSFTLISGGKHAGNHLAIQDIMILPIGASRFEEAVQMGSETYHHLKAVITEKYGAHGCNVGEDGGFAPNISSFREGLDLVKEAISRTGYDEKIKIAIDVAATDFCIGTKYDLDIKVPNKSGQNFKSVEDMLEMYKELCREYPIVSIEDPFDKEDWEHVKHFSSLGICQVVGDGLLMSNPKRIQRAIQELACNALLLKVNQIGTVTEAIEVVKLAKDANWGVVTSHRCGETEDSFIADLSVGLATGQIKAGAPCRGERLAKYNQLLRIEEELGDQAVYAGQDWRLSS, from the exons ATGTCGGTGCAACAATTCCTGGAAAAGCACATGCTCTCTCGGAAAATCGAAGACGCCGTTAATGCCGCCGTTAGAGCCAAGTCCCCCGATCCCGTCCTCTTCATC TCTAATCATATGAGGAAAGCAGTTCCTTCCGTGATCACGAAGATCAAAGCGAGGCAGATCCTAGATAGCAGAGGAATTCCAACCGTTGAAGTGGACTTGTACACCAACAAAGGGATGTTCCGAGCCTCAGCCCCTAGCGGAAT GCATGAGGCTGTTGGAATACGTGATGGGGACAAGGGAACATATCTGGGATATAGTGTGACTAGAGCTGTTAAAAATGTAAATGAGAAGATATCTGAAGCGTTGATTGGTATGGATCCAACACTTCAGTCTCAGATTGATCATGCAATGATAGACCTGGATAAAACGGAAAAGAAG GGTGAACTTGGAGCAAATGCTATATTAGCTGTGTCAATTGCTGCATGCAAAGCTGGGGCTGCTGaaaaagag GTTCCCCTTTACAAATACATTGCTGATCTTTCTGGTGAAACCAACCTGACCCTTCCTGTCCCTTCTTTCACGCTTATAAGCGGTGGAAAACATGCTGGGAACCATCTGGCCATTCAG GATATCATGATTCTCCCAATCGGAGCAAGCAGATTTGAGGAGGCAGTGCAAATGGGCTCTGAGACCTATCATCACTTAAAG GCTGTTATTACAGAAAAATATGGTGCACATGGATGTAATGTTGGTGAAGATGGTGGTTTTGCTCCAAACATCTCGAG CTTTAGAGAAGGCCTGGACCTTGTAAAAGAGGCCATCAGCAGAACAGGATAtgatgagaaaattaaaatcgCAATTGATGTTGCTGCTACTGACTTTTGCATAG GCACAAAGTATGATCTGGACATCAAAGTTCCAAATAAGTCGGGGCAAAATTTCAAGTCAGTAGAGGATATGCTTGAGATGTACAAAGAACTATGCCGTG AGTACCCGATTGTATCAATTGAAGATCCATTTGACAAGGAGGACTGGGAACATGTCAAGCATTTTTCCAGTCTTGGAATTTGTCAG GTAGTAGGGGATGGCTTGTTAATGTCAAATCCAAAACGTATTCAAAGAGCAATACAAGAGTTGGCGTGCAATGCTCTTCTTCTCAAG GTAAACCAGATTGGGACCGTGACAGAGGCCATTGAAGTGGTGAAGCTGGCAAAGGACGCTAATTGGGGAGTGGTGACATCTCATAGATGTGGGGAAACTGAAGATTCTTTCATTGCTGATTTATCTGTTGGGCTTGCCACTGGTCAGATCAAAGCCGGTGCTCCTTGCAGAGGAGAGCGGCTGGCAAAATATAACCAG TTGCTTCGAATTGAGGAAGAGCTTGGGGATCAAGCAGTTTATGCTGGTCAAGATTGGAGGCTATCATCCTGA